Within the Sulfurihydrogenibium sp. genome, the region TTTTATCCAATTATCCATTTTTTAACATACTCTTTAACTTTTCTATCTCATATTTTCCACCTAAGAAAACAGGCACTCTTTGATGTATATCTGTTGGCTTGATGTTTAATATATCTTCCTTTCCTGTTGTTGCTATTCCGCCGGCTTGGACAGTTAAAAATGCCATAGGTGATGCTTCGTATAAAAGTCTTAGCTTTCCGTTTTTATTTTTTACATCCGCCGGATAAGCAAAAATTCCACCTTTTATTAACGTTCTGTGAACGTCTGCAACCATAGACCCGATGTATCTTGATGTGTAGCCTTCATCTTTTAGACTTTCTATGTACTCTTTTAATCCTGCGTCAATCCATTTTTTATCGTTGGATTCATTGATTGAGTAAATCTTTCCTTTTTCTGGTATTTTCATATTTGGATGAGAAAGTAGATACATACCAACCGCCGGGTCTAAGGTAAAGCCATTAACGCCATTTCCTGTTGATAAAACAAGCATTGTAGAAGACCCATAGATTACATATCCGGCCGCAACCTGCTTATATCCTTCCTGTAAGAAGTCTGAAACATCCGAATTTACTCTTCTATGAATAGAGAAAATTGTTCCTATACTGATGTTTACATCAATGTTGGAGGAACCATCAAGCGGGTCAAAAGCTATTACGTATTTAGCATCCTTTCCTTCTTCCGGGAAAATTGGCTCATCAAGTTCTTCAGAAGCTAAGGCGAAAAATTCTCCTGACTGAGAGAGGTATTGAATAAGCAGATTGTTTGAAAGCTCGTCAAGCTTTTGAACTTCTTCGCCTTGGATATTTTTTTTGCCCGCCATTCCAAGAATATCAGCCAATCCTGCCATTCTTACATGAGAAGCAATAACCTTTGTAGCTGATTCTATAGCAACCAATGCACGGGATAAAGACCCTGTTGCATTTGGATAAAGTCTTTCTTGTTCTAAAATAAAACTGTTTAAGTCCATACCTATCCTTGCCATTTTAAACCCTCCGCTTCTTTTTTGTACTCTTTAAGTTTTGGTATAAATCTTCTGTCTTTTATGTTTTTATATATGTAATGAAAGTCTAAAGCATTGTAATAAGATTTAACAATCATTCTAACAAGTTCACAAACCAAGTCATCACCTTCTACGCAGAATTTCATCATATCTAAAATCAAGTCTTCAAGAGATAGGACGTTTAAAATCTCTTCTCCGTCAACTTCTATTTGATTTAACATTCCGGTTAGTAGATGAAAATCTTTACTTACTTCTATAGTAATATCATCTTTTAGCCAAAGGTCGCCAAATTTTTTATATCCAAGATTAGATAAAACTTTTTCAAGAAAAATTAAATCCGGATGGAGAAGTGAGATCATATTGGCAGGATACATTCCCTGGGTATAAACAGATAAAGCAAACTTACCAACTATCA harbors:
- the fbp gene encoding class 1 fructose-bisphosphatase, yielding MARIGMDLNSFILEQERLYPNATGSLSRALVAIESATKVIASHVRMAGLADILGMAGKKNIQGEEVQKLDELSNNLLIQYLSQSGEFFALASEELDEPIFPEEGKDAKYVIAFDPLDGSSNIDVNISIGTIFSIHRRVNSDVSDFLQEGYKQVAAGYVIYGSSTMLVLSTGNGVNGFTLDPAVGMYLLSHPNMKIPEKGKIYSINESNDKKWIDAGLKEYIESLKDEGYTSRYIGSMVADVHRTLIKGGIFAYPADVKNKNGKLRLLYEASPMAFLTVQAGGIATTGKEDILNIKPTDIHQRVPVFLGGKYEIEKLKSMLKNG
- a CDS encoding 6-carboxyhexanoate--CoA ligase; this translates as MSLDKQIQAIKEIYREYKKAGEKTRPVIVGKFALSVYTQGMYPANMISLLHPDLIFLEKVLSNLGYKKFGDLWLKDDITIEVSKDFHLLTGMLNQIEVDGEEILNVLSLEDLILDMMKFCVEGDDLVCELVRMIVKSYYNALDFHYIYKNIKDRRFIPKLKEYKKEAEGLKWQG